DNA from Nymphaea colorata isolate Beijing-Zhang1983 chromosome 4, ASM883128v2, whole genome shotgun sequence:
TTGCATTGGATATCTCTATCTCTGCCTCTGAGGCGGTATTTGTATAAACGAGGCATTGGGATGTTTAGAATTATGCATTTTGCTATGATTATGAGCTGAGATGGGGATCGAATTgaataaaaatagaaatgaagaagaagacgataTTATAGTTGCTACCAGCAGGAACTCGATGAAAATGTCTTGCCTCCGCTCTTATTTCAACTGCCATTTACATTTCGATGTTCAAAATCCATGTTGTTGAGCTACATTTCTGTCTATCAAATTCATGTCCTTGAACAACTATAGAAATAAGTTTGAtcagtaaaaaataataaatatcttTAGAATTCTCTTTCAAAATCCTCTTGTCTCAGTTCATCTGGTCTTTCATCTGTCATCTCTTTCATCCTTTTTGTTTGAGCCTTATTAGTCCGAACTCCGAGTTATATTGATGAACGACAGATATCGTAGGTTTTTCGAATGTTTGCTGCTAAAGCTTTGTGACAGTAGGACTTGGTCTTTTATGGGCAGCAAGGATTGAGATAAGGGTTGCAAATTGGCGACCTGTAAAGGGGTTTTGCTATATTTGGCTATACTGTAGCTTCACACGATTCTGCTCTTAATTTTATATAGTTAATCCAGATTGGAACTGTTTCCAACCCTAGATGGGACACAATATGGTGGCACAAGTTTTATgcacatttcaaaatttattcttttaagtattctttgaaaatataaacTCTGTAGGTTCATTCTACACAATTCAATGCCAAAAAACTCATAATCTTAGATTTATTTTTGTGCAAGTATGTTCCACGCGTCCGACCCCGTTAGATTCTTTTGCTATCTGCGGTTCTTACTTCTTGCACCCATGGTTGATGTTACTTGGACAAAAGAGACAAATATATTGATGTATAGTTTGGAATTGACCCAATCACATAATTATTGTGGACTTTTTATTGGATGGCTTTTGTCATACAACGATACCCTTCATGTTGTTCAGTGATCAGCTCAAAGGCACCTTTTACAGTAAGATTGAAGGACAACGGCCATTCCTGAAACAGCATCTCGTGTTCAGAGTTGTTCTTTGAAGAGCATAGTCCATTGGAAGTTGTAAACTGAATGCAAGAGAAGTTGTAGCGGGCCGCTCTGGTAGGATAAGTGGTGCCATTTTCGACTCATTTGCCAAGAATGAAAACCTCAATTCACATCACATTATCCTAATTTATAAACCTTAACTGAATGTGATTGGTTGCTTATGGTTtagattagagagagagagatttatgtaCTTGAAATGAATGCGCGGCATGGCACTACTAAGATTCTTAATGTTGCTTTTAGTTTATCGTGTGTATACTACACATAGGGAGCCTGTAGTAAATATTACAACTAAGAAACTAGACAAGCCACTAAGAATGTGTTTCATTTCCCTTTCTTGGGATGATATAGGAATAGGATATCCTGTTTCTGATATCTCAAGTAACAGAAAGAACAAACGTGGCCCCTCCTCAGGCCGTGTTTGTGTCAAACAGAACAGCATGTCCTTTCAGCGGCGTTGTTTCGCTGTTCGAAGAACGACCATTCTGCAGACAGCAAAACAAACACCCTATAATGCACTCCTCAGTCCTCTCTGTCATAAATCTGAATGAAACTGGTTTTAAGGGTGATTGGTTGCTTTTAGTTTATGactttgaagagagagagagaagctaagATTTTCCTTCAGGCTTTGCGGCTGCATTAGCTTGCTCAGGAGGTTTGCACCCACGAGATTCAAACCAGGGACTGACCTTCTATTAATCACTGGTCCAACCAGCTATACCAAACCTCAAGATCCCTTGAGGCAATTACTGTTTCTCAGTCAAATATTGACAATAAGACAGCTCAGAGTTGGCAGTTGTATGCAAAATTCCTTATATAATTTTCTGGAAATTCAATCTCCTTGTGTGCAAAACAAACTAAGCATCTTTTCTTTGTGTTTCTTTTATGATGAGAAACCCTGCAATCCCAAGTGAGTCCCGATCACCAATGCTTACATGGACAACGTCATGAGAAAACACAAACAGCAGATTGGGAGGGTTCAGTCTTGATCCAAAGTTTTGAACCTGACACCCTTCACATTCCCCTCGTACCGCCTCTTCTTTCATTGAGGAAAACTAAGGCGTTCCATAGAACTGAGGTAATCTCAGGTCTTGTCGCTCACCGCTTAGATGACTATTGCTGGCTATTCTTTTGAAGTATCCCTTGCCTTCTGATTGTAGTCTGCCCATGAACCATAACCTCCAACATGAAAGCCATCCTCTCAGAAAGTGAGATAACTTGAATCCGTTCTGCTCTATGATGTCCTCGTCATTCCCATACTTCTCACCATCTTCATTCTGTCGTTTGTCATCAAAACCTGCTGATGACCTGGTATCGATAATGAAGGCTGCTAGTCATATTCTTAAGCGGTAACTTTATAAAGCATAATCGTGGTCTCTGAACAAAAATTAATTGCGTATTTACCTTCTTTGCCTGTGAGCTGCAGTATGCTTTTTAGGCCGGTCCTCCGGAATATGATAAAGGGACAAATGTCTCATGAAATTAAGCTGCATAATCCATGAAAGAACCGACCTGGTTTAGGCTTCAAAAATctactgaaaagaaaaaagagaagcagAAACAAGTTTTATCCAATGCCAAAGTTTATACTGGACGGTGTCTATCTACCTCACATAACAAAAAACGGTCATAATAAACATTACAAAAATCAAGCTTGTACTATGTAGAGTTTGGAAACTTACACCTGAATCCTGCCTGTActcaaataacaaaaagatattttttccACTTCAATCGTTGTTTAGACAAatgattttataattttatagcTTCATGAGAGAATATGCGTTTTTATCAAGTTTTTGAGATCATCAACACGTAGGTCGAATCCAGTGTATGAATTACTATCGTTAGTTGGAGACACCCAATAGGAGATGATTGATGTCAAGAAATCTATGGTGGTGGTACTAGTTATGCTGTCATGCTATCAGTTTTTGCAGCTTTCCAAGACTCGTGTGCCGTGTGCGCCCATGTAGCGCTCACACACATTGGAATAAAAGCACACCTAAGGTTTTGTTGAAGATACAATGGCTCCTAAGTTTTTGATGTTGTTAAAAACCGAAACATTGCATGGttaaagaaatttcaagtttgAGTGGCAAAGTTTCTCATTCTTTCTATCCTATAAAAAGGATGTAAGAAAGGGAccttattttttgaataaattttgaaaatacagtGCAAAAATTTCAAGgcagttctaacttctaacatTGTTAAGAAGTTGGGTCCAATCTAGATTATCAACAAAACTGTAGCtgtgttttctctttctgtGTACCTGTCATTTTAAAACTAGGCAACGTCTGGGATGGACTGCACACAGGACAATGTCATAGACTCGCATGATACGCAACGCCCACAAATTAGCTGAACTAATTGTTGAAGGGGCTCAGGTTTGCCATGCAACTCATGATTTTGAAGTTCGATTCAAGCATTTTGTCCTCCGAGAACTCAAAGCAATAGTCACCTTGAAAGGCCTGATGCATTATCATCTGCCATGTACTTCACAGCTTTCGAGAGAAACAACCTTACTGCCTTACTGGTACTGGATAGGGTGTGGACTAGCTTAGCTTAACAGGCAACATCGATTCAGTTGGTGCCAGTGGCGAAGCAAGTAAAATTTGCGCTGATactaattttaaaaactttcatcTTTTCAGGGTCAGAATCTATATAATAGCGCAAACGATTAAAAAGTAGTAATAAGAAGATAAGGGAAAATTTTGTGGGGCTGGTGTGTATGTGGCTCCGCTACTGGCTCGTGCAGTCAGATCGAGTTCTTTGAAAACTTCAATTCCAACAATTGAAATGAAATTTCCATATAGCACTCTGTGGAAGCTGATTATATCATGTACGAGTTATAAAATTACAGAAGAATCGGACATCTTTTTTATCCTCCAGTATGAGGCTTAACTGCTCAAGGGAAGCTGCAATTGTGTTCACTAGATCTCCTAATAGGCAAAAAGGTGATCATATACGTAAATAACTaataaacaaacaaatgcaATTAAATGGTGCACTCCACTAGCAAAAAGACAATAAAACTGCCTTTGCATGTTTAAAATGATGACCCTGTCTTGCATTTCTAATAATCACACTGCCCCATTCACAATTGCAAATTGTGCAAGTCAAATCCATGGTTGATTTGTTCCCAAATGCATATTTGAAAGCGCTACTCTCAGCAACTTGTTCTCTAATCAGTTAAGAATGAATACATGGATTTCAACTTTCAACCGTGCAAATGTTGATCACGAGAATATGCTTGCCTCCTGCCAAGTATTTGGTCCATACAATGGTGCGATGACTGGCGACATAACAAAAAAGCTTGTCATGGGCTGACCCTATATGGTAAGACGGCAAATCAGTGAGGCCTCTGTAATGAATGCAACATGGCATTGCAGTCTGCTCCAAATACTGCAGTTTTTGATAGTGTGAGTTGTTTTTGTTGCtccaagataaaatatttttccccataaagaaacaaaatcagTTCCGATGGTTTTGCAAGTAGTGGGATCTTCTCCTCAAATTGCACATGAATATGCAATTATCATTTCACTTGGCATTTGAACCTCATGCGCAAATCAATTTGCCTTTTAGTGTAGTTAAACAAGTGCCTTACTGCCTGCTTCTCATTGTACCTTTGGGAGCATTGTTAACGTTGTTCAATCGACAGCAAGTTCACTACATCTTTCTCATGTTCATCAGTTTCTAACCATGAAATACCACAAATCTCCAATTTTCGAAGCACAACCTACCCACATGCGTTAATGAGGACAAAAGCATTACACAAAAATCATCAACCACCAATGCAGAGTCAAAGTACTTTGTGCTCACCTGATCTCCATCCCTGATTCCAAAGTCACGGAGGAACTCTTTGTCATTAATTAGCTTGTAACCCTCATAGCACAGGCAGAAATGTCCCCAAACGTGAGACCTGCAAGCACCAACAGCAAGAAGGGTTGTCATCCATCGCCTGAGAGATACCAACTAATGCATTTTGCAGCAATGGACCATTCTTGAACATCATGGCAGAACTCTTCGTTTCGGCACGTGCTAATGGCCACCTTAGCCAAGCCAACACACAAAACTTCTCATGCAAATGCGTGATTATACAGTTGGAGATGCCAATGCCGAAAGAATCACGAGAATggtttttgatttttctttattttactcGCAGAAAGATCGATTGCATTTGAAGAAAGGCCTggcaaaaccagaaaaaataaagaagcatTCCTACCACGAAATCTTGCGATGGTCCTCCTTGGGAGATTGATTAAACACATCTTCCACAGCTTGCTTGAGCTCCCCAACTGAAGCTGTCCTAGCAACTTGTACATCTGAAAGAATCCACAAGAACTTCAAATGAGAAGACAAGGAAAAGAGGCtgaagaaaccaacaaaaccTCCCTAAATTCAGACCCAAGTGTGAACCGAGAAACAGAGCAAGTGCCCTGTAAGTTTCATACCAAAGCAGGTCCCGTCCAATTTCAGGACAGTGAGCTTCAGGAGTTGCCGCTGCTGCGGGAGCTTACAATATGAGAAACTCTTCCGGGGAACTACCGACGCCGCAGACCCTTCGATTGCCCTGCCAAGCGCAGAGCCTTCTACGATGCAAGACATTAGTTCTTCTGTTCGTTGTATCTCTCTTAGAAGGTGATCGTTTAGCAATGGGGTTCCATCCTCCTCCAACTCACAACAGCAACACAAACTTAATATAAGGAACAGCAACACAAACTTAATATAAGGAGGAGAAGACTTTCGTGAAAGGCCAAGGAGGAAGGAATCCTCCCCATTAATCCCAGAGACGGAATCACCCTCCGATGAGAGAGATAGAATGTGgtggatttcttttctttttttccataataGTAATAATCAAATGTTGGTACTTTTATGATTAACACGGTTCGGCGGAGATCTCGAGTTCTTTGTTGTGCAGTTGACGAGCTGTTAAAGGGCATAGCGTTGCTTGTCGGCTAAGATTTTCGTTTGATGTATGTTTTTGCTTCTGCTAATGCAGCTCAAAAAGCAAAGGGGTCTTCATGCTTCCCAGGCGCCCTcgctcaaaaaaataaaaataaaggttgttatgataaaaaaagccaaaaaaatttgtcaaaaatgtGTTGACACTTGAGTCcagtaaaaaattttgtgaaaaagcACACTTTAACTGTCTTAAGCAGCTTACATGTGCTATTTTTATGGACTATAAAAAATAGCATCACAATATTTTAGTTGATGAGTGTATCATACTTCATTGAGGTCCCGTCACAACCCTCAATTTCAGTAGTAAGGGAAATAAAAGTTTAATGGGTAGAATACatttcaaaaacctttttttggCTCATCCAGCATCCCTTTATCATACAATTTCaccataatttttcttttttatcgaCTTATTACATGCTTGATTTGAAGACATTAATCTTTGTTCTTTGGTAGCAAGAAAACTGATCTGAGATGCATTAGCAAGTGCAGTAACAAAAGTTCCTCCCAGTGAATTCATATAACATTTTAGAATATTCAAGGACAGGAGAGAGCACATGGCTTGGAAAGGTTTTTGATCCTTTGCGTCGAATTCTCGTCATTCCTTGCTTTTGTGTGTGCATCAGGAATGCTTTTCCTTCCTTGAGGATCggctttctctttttcttttgtaagttgtttctttctttttcttttccacatgATGTTGGAAACTTTATGTTGCAGCTTTGAGCATATATAGTAGGAATCTTGGAGCTTTCTTGCAGAGGGTTGCTCATAAGTGATccaatttctaaattttgtccCTCTCTATTCTGAGTTTTTTGATTGTGTTTGCCTTCGAAAGACATGATAAGTGGAGTTCCATATTCCAATTTCAGATATCCattaagtgggtttggttcTTAGAGCACGGGTTTATTGTCATTATaatagagaaatgaaaaaaaatgttggatatTATAGGGTCCTGAGAAACGATAATGGCAACCAAAAGTTTATGTAGTTGGGCCGTTcatcttttctcaaaatttcaagcCACGTTTTAAAACAATGTCCATCTAAAATTAATCCTTTTGGAATGCAGGGGGCTCAAGGCTGAGGCCGGGTGCCCCCTCcctcagatttttaaaaaatcaaaatttatatgtaaattttaaattttagtttaatatatatcaaaaatttgaaaagtcaTATTTTGATCTCtgctaaaatttttaaactataGTTTAACTCCtgcaatgaaaaatttttaacgTTGTTCCTAGCGCTTCCTGTCATATATCTTgtatttcattcatttgatgcAAAGTTGTCATCTCAAAAAACCAACGGTCCGATGGTACTGGAACAAAGAATCCATTGATCTAAAATGTCCTGAAATGCCGAATTTTATATGCGATCATGTATTTATAACTCTTAAGAACTTCATAGATTGCAAAATTGGTGTTTTACTTTTGCTCCTAAACATGGAGTTGATGAACTTGGTCATGTTTCACTTTGCCCAAAACGCATGGAGGGAGCAAGAAACAACTGGCAAAGAGCACTAGTAGTGCATAATGAAGCTCTAcatgttgctttattttgttataGGTTGTAGGGACATTTTCAACGAAACcaactttatttttaaatcaactgTGACCAAATAATGGCACCATACTAGTaaggatttgaaaattttgaaggaaatGGGAAAACCATCCTTTGATATCGTGATGAAATCTGGTGAAGAATATTAGGGAGAATCTCATTCTACCATTAACGAGTACAAGGTTTCACCCACAAAGGTGTGTTCTGAATTTAGAATAACTTTGTTAAGCACTCTTTGATGAATAATAATAACTGCAGTTGTTGATCCTCTAGTGGGTTGGCGTAATGGATGGAGTGGGGTTGGTAGGCGACTAGTTTCCGTGTTGAATTCTCATGGCTTcaacttcatgtgctataaaaaaggagacaaagatatacaagttgaaacatGGCAGGAGAACCACTTGATACACCAAAATTAGGCTGCCTAGTATTTGGAGAGATGGGGAGAAGGGCATGGGCTTCGGCCCTTTTGTTGAgtgataggatgaaatactctttctaTTAACCTAATAAAAGAAGTGCATTTGTTGGGGATTGAACGTTCATGGTCCAGCTGAACCAATGGCGAGAGACATTTCAGAAATCAGTCTTAAGCATGGCATGAAAAGTGTGAGGAAGTGCATGTGGCTGACTGCTAATTCCATCAGTGGTTGTATAGGCTATAAACTTAACTGTATGTGGTGACACAGGATCGAACAAAGTTAATGTTTGGCATAAAGTAAGGTAGATCCAGTGGCGCTAGGAGCTGAGCCAAAAAATTTATTCTAAGGAAccaaaaatatatagttaacaaattttcaattggccttAGGGCAGTGGCCAGGGTTGGTGGGGCTGCCCCATATAACTGAACCCAAGTCAACTGAGGTAcaacatgtaaattcaaagtTTAGATTGGGCTCCATGCGGGGTATGTTCCTGCATGAAGGCCCCACCTCTCTCCCATTGAGTGGCCCACCATGTACAAGACATGGCGACAAGCTTCCGTTGGAGACTTCCTTCTAAGTCCTTTAAACCTAATTGATGAGAGCTGCAACGATACTTAAGAAGACTGAAGCAGCCTTTGGCCACAGTAAGGCTGAAAAAGTTAGGCTTTGACAAAGCAGTCTTACAAAAAGGAGCTTAAAGACCAATTATTGGTCAATCAAAAGAACTTCTATTTTCTAGATTCTCCTCTTAAGTTCTTCACTAACTACATTACTTCCCTAATTAGTTTCAAATTTTGGCATTTCAACAGGAAGCAGTGACCTACCATGCAACTAACGAATACTTTCGTTTTTAGTATGTGctaggagagaaagagagagagagtcatccAATGGGAGCGTTTAAAGTTTTCCCATTGATTCCAAAAACATACTGAATTTTGACTTGTGATGCCCATGATaattaaaatgttttaataTGCATCTGAATTCTTTGGTGCTCTCTTCTCTGCCAAATCTTTTGGGTTGGAGTATAGT
Protein-coding regions in this window:
- the LOC116253596 gene encoding uncharacterized protein LOC116253596 isoform X1: MSCIVEGSALGRAIEGSAASVVPRKSFSYCKLPQQRQLLKLTVLKLDGTCFDVQVARTASVGELKQAVEDVFNQSPKEDHRKISWSHVWGHFCLCYEGYKLINDKEFLRDFGIRDGDQLNFMRHLSLYHIPEDRPKKHTAAHRQRRSSAGFDDKRQNEDGEKYGNDEDIIEQNGFKLSHFLRGWLSCWRLWFMGRLQSEGKGYFKRIASNSHLSGERQDLRLPQFYGTP
- the LOC116253596 gene encoding U11/U12 small nuclear ribonucleoprotein 25 kDa protein-like isoform X2, with protein sequence MSCIVEGSALGRAIEGSAASVVPRKSFSYCKLPQQRQLLKLTVLKLDGTCFDVQVARTASVGELKQAVEDVFNQSPKEDHRKISWSHVWGHFCLCYEGYKLINDKEFLRDFGIRDGDQVVLRKLEICGISWLETDEHEKDVVNLLSIEQR